A single genomic interval of Chitinophaga sp. 180180018-3 harbors:
- a CDS encoding helix-turn-helix transcriptional regulator encodes MVNSSKPTAHVGLNIRRFRLLWDYSQAGLAHMLEEKSGHPVSQQFISDLEDRPEIADEELLQHIAEILKVTPEVLKHLDLDSAIQVFNNTFTNHDHSHQQFATHIHNQQTYVMPLDKLLEFWEKERAEYKAEIDRLKKALGQ; translated from the coding sequence ATGGTAAATAGCTCCAAACCCACCGCCCATGTGGGCTTGAATATCAGAAGGTTCCGGCTGCTGTGGGATTATTCCCAGGCAGGACTTGCCCATATGCTGGAAGAAAAAAGCGGCCACCCGGTGAGCCAGCAGTTCATTAGCGATTTAGAGGATCGCCCGGAAATAGCAGATGAAGAACTATTGCAACATATTGCTGAAATTCTTAAAGTAACGCCGGAAGTTCTTAAACACCTGGATCTGGATTCTGCCATTCAGGTTTTTAATAATACGTTTACCAACCACGATCATTCCCATCAACAATTTGCAACGCATATTCATAATCAGCAAACCTATGTAATGCCTTTGGATAAGTTGCTGGAGTTTTGGGAAAAAGAGCGGGCGGAATACAAAGCCGAAATCGACCGCTTAAAAAAGGCACTGGGCCAATAA